The DNA region AAAATTTGACAATGTTATTGGAATTTCTCCACAAAATTTGTACCGCGTCCATAGCAAACATCATCTGAATTTTTGCTCATTTTACTTTCAGAGGAAAAGTGCTCCAATTTACAAAGATTGGTTGGTAAATGTTTAAGAATTAAATCATACTCTTGTTCAATATATCTGAAAAAAAATGCTTCTTGTTTAGTTTTACTTTTGATTGCAAAAAATTCATAATTTTCATTCATTAAAGTTTTAATAATTTGAATATCTGCCTGTTAAGTAGCTGACTAGCTATTGCGTTTTAAGGTACATTATGTTTAAAATAAACGCAATCAATGTAGTAAATCAAACGAACAACAAAGTAGGCACTTCTATTAGTAAATTTTGTAAGTTTTTACTCCTCTGCCGGTTACTTTAGTTCTGCTTGTTGGATCTATTACTGTTATTTAGAATAAATTCCAATATTTTTGGATTTTATATAACTATTTTATATTTTTGTCGGTGTATTTTATATATTAAGAATTATATATAAGATAATTTTATTTATCATTTCAGTTTTTTTTCCCAAACTCCGGATCAACAGGAATCAACCTCGTTACGATGAAGGCAGGAATGGTTGAAATCATGATCCAAAAAAAGAAATGTGGATAACCGATGATCTCTTGCAGCCAGCCACTAAACATGCCCGGGATCATCATTCCCAGGGCCATGAATCCGGTGCAAATGGCAAAGTGGGCGGTCTTATGTTCCCCTTCAGACACGTAAATCATGTAGAGCATGAATGCTGTGAAGCCAAAACCGTAGCCAAATTGCTCCAAAGCCACCATAAGATTGATGATCCAGTAATTGTCGGGTTGAGTGTAAGATAAATAAACATAAACTGCGTCAGGAAGATTAATGGCCAGCAGCATCCACCAGAGCCAATATTTCAAGCCGTTTCTTGCGGCCAGAAAGCCGCCCAGTAAGCCTCCCAACGTTAGAAAAATAATTCCGACTGTTCCATAAACGAAGCCAAACTCGCCGGTGGTCAGCGCCAGGCCTCCGATCTCACGGGCATCCAGTAAAAACGGCCCCGCAAGTTTAACGAGTTGTGCCTCGGCAAAGCGATACAACATGAGAAATGCCAAAATTAAGCCGATATTTTTTTTCTTGAAAAACAACACGAATGTATTTAAGAATTCGGCTAAAATGCTTTTTCCGCTGGCAGAGCTGCCGGCGGCGTCGCTGGCAGGATAGGGTAAGGTCCTCTTGTGATAGAGAAAAAACAATAGAAACAAACCAGCCACCCCTAAAAAAGTAAACGACCAGGATAGAGGAATATTCCCAGCCCGGGCTCTGAATATCGCTTCTGACTGCGTAGTAAGCTTTGGGTCTAACTGGATCACTGCGGTAAACGGTTTGTTCCAGTTGTCTTGCGTGAAAACAAAATGATCCCCTTCCAGCAATTTCAGGCTGCTGTCCCCGGATTCCCGCCCGAAATTAACCACAACTCGGTCGACATTTTCCGGCCTTTTGGATAATCGAAAATATAAGAGGCCAACGTTGCCTACCAGATTTTCTTGCGATGCACTGGTTTCTTCGGGACCAAAATATTTTTTTAAGAAATTTTCAAGATTACTGACAACTAATCTATCCCACCACGATGATTCTTTAGTAGATTTAACTGGAAGTTGTTCAGCGGCAGATCGATAAAAGCCATTTTTCCTGTTCGATTCTTTCGCATAATTGATGATTGAGTCGGCCTTGTCACGGCTTAAAAGGGCAGTTGCAATGTTGAGCGTAGAAGGAGACGCCAAGAGCATGACCCGGTGCTCGCCTGGCGCGGCCTGCATGGATTCAGGTTCAAGATTGGCGTCTTCTCTAATCTCAATGCCAGGAGTGGCAACCACATGCGTCGTAACAGTCGGTAAACCCGTGATGCTCTCCAGATATCCCGCCAGGATGATCAAGAGTCCTTGACCGGAGATCATAGCAAATCTGTAGAACGTGCTTCTAACCCCCACAAACCACGCTTGCTGGTGTTTCGAAAGTCCCAACATGTAAAATCCATCGATAGCGATATCGTGTGTCGCCGAGCTAAAAGCGAGCAGCCAAAAAAATGCCAGGGAGTATTTGAAAAAACCCGCAGCTGGAATGGTCAGCGCCACGCCGCCCAAAGCCGCGCCGATGATGACCTGCATGAGGATGATCCAGAACCGTTTAGTTTTGAGATTGTCTACCAGGGGACTCCAAAGCGGCTTGATAACCCAGGGAAGATAAAGCCAGCTGGTGTAAAGAGCAATTTCAGTATTTGATATCCCTAATTTTTTGTACATGATAACCGAAACCATCATAACCAGGACATAGGGCAGGCCTTCAGCAAAATACAGAGTGGGTATCCAGCGCCAGGGGGGTATTGAGGTCTCGGGACCGTCTTGCGGCGGGTTTCTGTCCGAATGGTTCACAAAATTTCCCTATATGCGATGCAGGTTAAGTGGTTTTCGAATGCGGAAGCGAGACTACCCCGGCAAGAATCATTACAGCGTTGAGGGGTAGGATAAAGAGCAATTTAGTAATTAATAGTTTGATTGCCAACTAAAAACCAAATAAAAAAAGGCGTAACCGAATGTCGGTTACGCCTAAAAGTAGGGTAAAGCATTTGTTGCTTTCCGCTAATCTTCACGCTGTTTTCTTAATTCCTGAATTTCATCACGGAGTTTTGCGGCGTCTTCATACCGTTCGTCTGAAACTGCCTTTTTCATATCCAACTCCAGGCGGTCGAGTGCGTCAACCGGGGCTGCTGCAGCAATGTCCTCCTCATCGATTTCTTTGTCATCCACTGATGCTTTAGACATGACTTCATCGGAGACAAAAATAGGGGCATGCATTCTAAGTGCAAGGGCAATGGCATCACTTGGGCGGGCATCGATATCAGTGCTTTGGCCATTTAACTTCATGCTGAGCACGGCATAATAAGTATTTTCCCGCAGATCGCTTACCACGACCCTGGAAATTTTTGCTTTAACTGATTCGAGAAGGCTCTTGATTAGATCGTGAGTCAGAGGCCGGGGGGGAGAAACATTCTCCAACTGTAAAGCAATGGCCTGAGCCTCCGTATTTCCGACTACAATTGGCAGCCATTTATTGTTAACATCATCCTTCAATATAACGACGAACCGGTTCGTGTGTGCATCTAAAGTTACCCGATCGACTCTTACTGCAATCAACATTTAAAATTCTCCACAGGTTTGGATGTCTCGTCCTAATAAAAATTCGAACCGAGAATTTTATTGGTTATACAATACAGAAATAATTTCATACTGTCAAGTGAAATCTTAATTCAACTTTGTGCTTCTCTATATTTTTAGTAGTTTCCTTAAGAGTGTTTTGTTCTCTCTGAATTCAGAACAAAACGTATCAAGAAATACTTCCAATCATTAAGAAATGCCGAACCCCTATACTATATATCGTTTTAATCCCGCAAAAATTAACAAATCAATTATAAAGTTTCTGAAGAAAAATTCCTTGATAATAATGAGTTAAGATTTGATCGAATTTTTTTCCGGAGTGGGCCATACTTGCCGCCCCAACCTGACACATGCCAACTCCGTGTCCCCATCCGGCCCCTTTTAAAATAAATGTGTGTGTCAAGCCTTTCGATCTGCCCTTTTTCTTAACATAAAAACAACCGCTGTATAACGTCTTTTTTGAAAGCGCTTGTCTGATCGGAAGTTCCCTGTTTATTATAAATCGTTTCTTTGTACCGACAACCTCAAGATCAATTAGGCGGCCCGAAACGCCTCTTTTGAGCGGTACGAGGTCTATTAACTCTCCAAAATTCTCGCCGGTTTTTTCACGAATGATTTTTTCCAACTCCTGACGTTTGTATTCGACCTGCCAGCGAAAGTATTTTTTGCTGTAATTAATTGACTTCGGGCCATTTTTGCGTGCGCTGTTACAATACACATCCGGGCTGCTGTCTATCCATTTTCTAACATTGCTTTCTTCGCTTAGCGGCGTACTTAAACGATTCCGGTCTCTATCCAAAACACCGCGCAAATACTTTTTCGCGTTGATTAGCCAGACATTCTCATTATTCTCCGTATGCCCGCCGCAAACTCCGGCATAAAACGCTTCGGTGATTTCATTTCGATGAATCATAAATATGCCGCGCGTGCTCTCGACCGCCATGTCTGCTCTCTCCGCGTTTCTTGACAACCCGCTATAGACCTGACAGTGTACCTCATCACATAAATCAAACGGCTCAAAAGGGTGTCTTAAACCAATTTTGGAAACCGCTTCAACACGGGCGGTGATTGCCTGGGCTTTTAGTGATTCGTATGGAAATCCCGCCGGCATTTCGGAGGGAACGACACCTTTGAGATAGTCTTCCAAAAAGAGTTCGTTGATGGCCGTTATCATGCCGTCTTGATCCAACAAAAACTCGAAGGCCCCCCCATAGGTCCGGTGCTCCGTTGTCTCCCAGTGGAAGCCGCTGCCCACTTCCACATCAGCTAATTGAATTTGTGAGGCGCTTAACCGGATCGGCCCCGGTGAATCGAAACTATAGTTGTTATAAAGGTTCGTGAAGCGAAGAATTCCTTCAGAGTCGTTTTGGGGAATTTTTATTATTTCCGAATTGGTTTTTCCTTGAATCTTGCTTTGGTAGGTTTTCGCATCGCTTTCGCTAATAAATTTTTTATCTAAAACAATTTGATACACAGATTTGTGAATGTAAGGAATCGATAAATGGGTCGTCGCAATTTTATTGCTATGAACATCAAGGCCCTTGTTTTTGGCAAACCTGACAACCTCTTCTGCCTCGGATCTGTTTTTTCTCGTCCCCACCGCCAGCCGGTAAACGTATTCCGCGGGTTTGGAATCGATTGCTTCGATTTTCCAGCGACCGCCTTGCAACCCCTTCAAGGCAAAATCTCCTTTGCTGTTAACGAAACTAACTTTCCCTTCGACTCTAAAGTCAACTTGTGTTTGGCCCTGCAAAACTCCAACGCGAATAACAGGTTGCTCAGCGTCATTTCTTTCCAGGACTTTTTTCTTTTGAGTTGGTGCCTGGCATGTAATCCCAAAAAGAGAAAACACTATAATAAAAGCAACCAACCAAGCTCT from candidate division KSB1 bacterium includes:
- a CDS encoding MFS transporter, with amino-acid sequence MMVSVIMYKKLGISNTEIALYTSWLYLPWVIKPLWSPLVDNLKTKRFWIILMQVIIGAALGGVALTIPAAGFFKYSLAFFWLLAFSSATHDIAIDGFYMLGLSKHQQAWFVGVRSTFYRFAMISGQGLLIILAGYLESITGLPTVTTHVVATPGIEIREDANLEPESMQAAPGEHRVMLLASPSTLNIATALLSRDKADSIINYAKESNRKNGFYRSAAEQLPVKSTKESSWWDRLVVSNLENFLKKYFGPEETSASQENLVGNVGLLYFRLSKRPENVDRVVVNFGRESGDSSLKLLEGDHFVFTQDNWNKPFTAVIQLDPKLTTQSEAIFRARAGNIPLSWSFTFLGVAGLFLLFFLYHKRTLPYPASDAAGSSASGKSILAEFLNTFVLFFKKKNIGLILAFLMLYRFAEAQLVKLAGPFLLDAREIGGLALTTGEFGFVYGTVGIIFLTLGGLLGGFLAARNGLKYWLWWMLLAINLPDAVYVYLSYTQPDNYWIINLMVALEQFGYGFGFTAFMLYMIYVSEGEHKTAHFAICTGFMALGMMIPGMFSGWLQEIIGYPHFFFWIMISTIPAFIVTRLIPVDPEFGKKN
- a CDS encoding bifunctional nuclease family protein, with the protein product MLIAVRVDRVTLDAHTNRFVVILKDDVNNKWLPIVVGNTEAQAIALQLENVSPPRPLTHDLIKSLLESVKAKISRVVVSDLRENTYYAVLSMKLNGQSTDIDARPSDAIALALRMHAPIFVSDEVMSKASVDDKEIDEEDIAAAAPVDALDRLELDMKKAVSDERYEDAAKLRDEIQELRKQRED
- a CDS encoding SpoIID/LytB domain-containing protein, whose translation is MKGLQGGRWKIEAIDSKPAEYVYRLAVGTRKNRSEAEEVVRFAKNKGLDVHSNKIATTHLSIPYIHKSVYQIVLDKKFISESDAKTYQSKIQGKTNSEIIKIPQNDSEGILRFTNLYNNYSFDSPGPIRLSASQIQLADVEVGSGFHWETTEHRTYGGAFEFLLDQDGMITAINELFLEDYLKGVVPSEMPAGFPYESLKAQAITARVEAVSKIGLRHPFEPFDLCDEVHCQVYSGLSRNAERADMAVESTRGIFMIHRNEITEAFYAGVCGGHTENNENVWLINAKKYLRGVLDRDRNRLSTPLSEESNVRKWIDSSPDVYCNSARKNGPKSINYSKKYFRWQVEYKRQELEKIIREKTGENFGELIDLVPLKRGVSGRLIDLEVVGTKKRFIINRELPIRQALSKKTLYSGCFYVKKKGRSKGLTHTFILKGAGWGHGVGMCQVGAASMAHSGKKFDQILTHYYQGIFLQKLYN